A stretch of Zootoca vivipara chromosome 13, rZooViv1.1, whole genome shotgun sequence DNA encodes these proteins:
- the LOC118094261 gene encoding histone H3: MARTKQTARKSTGGKAPRKQLATKAARKSAPATGGVKKPHRYRPGTVALREIRRYQKSTELLIRKLPFQRLVREIAQDFKTDLRFQSSAVMALQEASEAYLVGLFEDTNLCAIHAKRVTIMPKDIQLARRIRGERA; encoded by the coding sequence ATGGCTCGTACCAAGCAGACCGCTCGCAAGTCCACCGGCGGGAAGGCGCCTCGGAAGCAGCTGGCGACCAAAGCTGCCCGAAAGAGCGCCCCGGCCACCGGGGGCGTGAAAAAGCCTCACCGCTACCGCCCTGGGACTGTCGCCCTCCGGGAGATCCGTCGTTACCAAAAGTCGACGGAGCTGCTGATTCGCAAGCTGCCCTTCCAGCGTCTGGTGCGGGAGATCGCGCAGGATTTCAAGACTGACCTGCGGTTCCAGAGCTCGGCGGTGATGGCCCTGCAGGAGGCCAGCGAGGCTTACCTGGTCGGCCTTTTCGAAGATACCAACCTGTGTGCCATCCACGCCAAGCGGGTCACCATCATGCCCAAAGACATCCAGCTGGCTCGCCGCATCCGCGGAGAAAGGGCTTAG